The DNA segment ACTCTTTTAGTTTAGGTTGAAAAAACAACATCTGCTGCCCATTCCAGCCTTATTATGCTAATGCCAATCCTCAGTGGTTAGCGCCCAGCGCTCATGATCACGCCACTTGCCATTAAGCTGTAGATACCTTGGTGAAAACCCTTCTTTTCTAAAACCTAGGCGTTTAACTAAATTGATAGATTTCTGATTGTCGGGCTGAATATTCGCTTCTAAACGATGAAGCTTGAGGGTATAAAAGGCATGATTAATTGCCAAATGGAGTCCCTCTGCCATGAGTCCCTGTCCGGCGAAATAAGCATCTGCATAGTAACCCAAATATGCACTTTGAAAAGCTCGGTAAAAGATTTGGCTAAGATTAACCACTCCAATGATCTGATGGTGATGGGCACAGCAAATCAGCAGCCCTTCAAAGTTGTCATTTTGGCAGCGGCGGATGTAGTTTTGGCATCCCGACTCAT comes from the Leptolyngbya sp. CCY15150 genome and includes:
- a CDS encoding GNAT family N-acetyltransferase, which encodes MQLSNNPRVFIRRPIAEDCQTLLSLHRRNQDFHFPWTFPPLDESGCQNYIRRCQNDNFEGLLICCAHHHQIIGVVNLSQIFYRAFQSAYLGYYADAYFAGQGLMAEGLHLAINHAFYTLKLHRLEANIQPDNQKSINLVKRLGFRKEGFSPRYLQLNGKWRDHERWALTTEDWH